In Granulicella tundricola MP5ACTX9, a single genomic region encodes these proteins:
- the fliP gene encoding flagellar type III secretion system pore protein FliP (The bacterial flagellar biogenesis protein FliP forms a type III secretion system (T3SS)-type pore required for flagellar assembly.), whose product MIAALGSVFLHAPGATANANGLQITGLGGASAPWTIVVLLTFLSLIPSLLLCITPFARLLIVFHFLRQALGLQTTPSNQTLIGLSMIMTFFLMQPVGAVIYDTAVTPLQAGTITPLQALERAGTPMRQFMAHYVRDKDVALFLELAKEPRPHNVQDLSFRVMLPAYILSELKAGFQIGTVLFLPFLVVDMVVASITTSVGMMQLPPVVISTPLKLLLFLMVDGWHLLISSLMRSFN is encoded by the coding sequence ATGATCGCTGCCCTCGGCTCCGTCTTCCTCCACGCACCCGGTGCAACCGCCAATGCCAACGGTCTCCAGATCACCGGCCTCGGGGGGGCGTCCGCCCCCTGGACTATCGTCGTCCTCCTAACATTTCTATCGCTCATCCCCTCACTGCTTCTTTGCATCACGCCGTTCGCAAGACTACTGATCGTCTTTCACTTCTTGCGGCAGGCGCTGGGCTTACAGACTACGCCGTCCAATCAGACCTTGATCGGACTGTCGATGATCATGACCTTCTTCCTCATGCAGCCTGTTGGCGCAGTGATCTATGACACCGCAGTAACCCCGCTGCAAGCAGGAACGATCACTCCCCTTCAAGCATTGGAGCGCGCCGGAACGCCGATGCGTCAGTTCATGGCCCACTATGTCCGGGACAAAGATGTAGCACTCTTTCTCGAACTGGCAAAGGAGCCCCGCCCTCACAATGTGCAGGACCTTTCCTTCCGCGTCATGCTTCCGGCTTACATCCTCTCGGAGCTGAAGGCCGGCTTCCAGATCGGCACGGTCCTCTTTCTGCCATTCCTTGTTGTTGACATGGTGGTGGCGTCCATCACGACCTCGGTCGGCATGATGCAGCTTCCGCCCGTCGTTATCTCGACTCCGCTCAAGCTGCTGCTCTTCCTGATGGTAGACGGATGGCACCTGCTGATCAGTTCACTCATGAGGAGCTTCAACTGA